In the genome of Fusarium fujikuroi IMI 58289 draft genome, chromosome FFUJ_chr02, one region contains:
- a CDS encoding related to N-methyltransferases encodes MSRPEDTLAADVHYDDTEARKYTTSSRIQNIQASMTRRALELLDLKSPSLILDVGCGSGLSGEILSSIEPEEGGPHTWIGMDVSPSMLDIALQRDVEGDLMLADIGQGVPFRAGTFDAAISISAIQWLCSAETSDTSPFGRLTRFFNGLYASLKRGGRAVCQFYPKNDEQRHMITQAAVKAGFGAGMLEDDPGTKNQKLYLVLTVGGGDIQKKGGDITGVVEGMEGVDVEDARRQIKAHAPNMSKGSKAWIVKKKEQMERKGKIVKATSKYTGRKRRIQF; translated from the exons ATGTCTCGTCCCGAGGATACCCT TGCCGCCGACGTCCACTATGACGATACCGAAGCGCGCAAGTACACAACAAGCTCTCGAATCCAAAATATTCAGGCCTCTATGACACGAAGAGCCCTTGAACTCCTCGATCTCAAGTCACCATCCCTCATTCTCGACGTTGGCTGCGGCAGTGGTCTTTCCGGAGAGATCCTCTCCTCAATCGAGCCCGAAGAAGGCGGCCCTCACACATGGATCGGAATGGACGTCTCACCATCAATGCTGGACATTGCGCTACAGAGAGACGTAGAGGGTGATCTCATGCTAGCAGACATTGGCCAAGGCGTGCCTTTCCGAGCAGGTACTTTCGACGCAGCGATCAGCATCTCCGCTATCCAATGGCTCTGCAGCGCCGAAACAAGCGATACATCGCCCTTTGGCCGCCTAACCCGCTTCTTCAATGGTCTCTACGCATCCCTCAAGCGCGGCGGTCGAGCAGTCTGCCAATTCTACCCCAAGAACGATGAGCAGCGCCACATGATCACCCAAGCCGCCGTGAAAGCTGGCTTCGGCGCCGGTATGCTCGAGGACGACCCAGGCACCAAGAACCAGAAGCTGTACCTCGTCTTGACCGTCGGAGGCGGTGATATTCAGAAGAAGGGCGGTGACATCACCGGTGTTGTTGAGGGTATGGAGGGtgtggatgttgaggatgcgaGAAGGCAGATCAAAGCGCATGCTCCGAATATGTCAAAGGGTAGTAAGGCGTGGAtcgtcaagaagaaagaacagATGGAACGGAAGGGAAAGATTGTTAAGGCGACGTCGAAGTACACTGGACGAAAGCGACGGATACAGTTTTAG
- a CDS encoding related to transmembrane protein Tex-261, which translates to MWILPLVGYIGTLLGFCFLTLAIASGLYYLSELVEEHSVIAKRFLTRLIYSVIGIQTVLWLVDGLPFWATVLTIVSHVVYLGNMRRFPFVKLSDPLFLASCALVLVNHYVWFRHFSDTQSRAYQRTSYYDKADVPSFAQIASYFGLCVWLVPFALFVSLSAGDNVLPTMGTEPVHGLDGRGKPQGMIKALVDQIRGTIGQIFGTTSPGLARP; encoded by the exons ATGTGGATTCTACCTCTTGTCGGCTACATAGGAACCCTCCTGGgtttctgcttcttgacccTTGCTATCGCGTCGGGTCTATACTATCTCTCCGAGCTCGTCGAGGAGCACAGCGTTATCGCGAAGCGGTTCCTGACGCGTCTTATCTACAGCGTCATTGGCATTCAGACGGTTCTATGGCTGGTTGATGGTCTGCCCTTCTGGGCTACCGTCTTGACGATCGTGTCGCATGTGGTGTACCTGGGGAATATGAGGCGCTTTCCTTTTGTGAAGCTGTCGGATCCGTTGTTCCTGGCATCATGTG CTCTCGTTTTGGTCAACCACTATGTTTGGTTCCGTCATTTCTCCGATACGCAGTCGCGCGCGTACCAACGTACCTCGTACTACGACAAGGCCGATGTTCCTAGCTTCGCGCAAATCGCGTCGTACTTTGGACTTTGTGTTTGGCTTGTGCCGTTCGCGCTGTTCGTTAGTCTGTCTGCTGGCGACAATGTTCTCCCCACGATGGGCACTGAGCCTGTCCATGGGCTTGATGGAAGAGGCAAGCCTCAGGGCATGATCAAGGCTCTTGTTGACCAGATTCGCGGGACGATCGGTCAAATTTTTGGGACCACTTCACCTGGACTTGCTCGGCCATGA
- a CDS encoding related to RTA1-involved in 7-aminocholesterol resistance produces MHSNLGALILYLLSGSALASAIPAQTQSHDVTLVARATATETAAPEGWFTTTKNIATIGGTTDKYVTIPAKTISIVVPTCVQTLEPDENGYLPPGTCNAHWNYYPSFAAAVVFALLFAALTGVHIWQAAQYKKTWCWVIIMAGIWETMAFTFRAISTKHQQSTGVLLTFNIFILLAPIWVNAYAYMTLGRMVYYFIPSRSLLRMPAATLAAIFVGLDILSFIVQLIGGSMSGPGSPPDEQMKAVHIYMGGIGLQEFFLVIFVVLCFLFQKKMYTIERQHQGIKAFVTSDWGMLLCTLYFSLTMISVRIIYRLIEFSGGMGQDNALVTHEVYFYILEAAPMFLALLAFNVVHPGRIMTGPNSDMPGLFSFIKNKIRGQKGKQLLDDRSDSDVELNTRYEPTREVGHYDTEPPRYG; encoded by the exons ATGCATTCTAATCTTGGAGCTCTTATTCTCTATCTCCTTTCGGGATCTGCTTTGGCATCTGCAATCCCTGCACAAACACAATCCCACGATGTTACCCTTGTAGCTCGAGCTACTGCGACAGAGACAGCTGCGCCAGAGGGATGGTTCACCACTACAAAAAACATCGCTACTATTGGCGGTACAACAGATAAATACGTTACCATCCCCGCCAAAACAATCTCAATTGTCGTCCCAACATGTGTCCAAACTCTCGAGCCCGATGAGAACGGATATCTACCCCCAGGAACATGCAATGCCCATTGGAACTACTATCCCAGCTTTGCAGCAGCTGTGGTGTTCGCTTTACTTTTCGCAGCGCTCACTGGTGTGCATATTTGGCAAGCTGCTCAGTATAAAAAG ACATGGTGTTGGGTTATTATCATGGCGGGGATCTGGGAGACAATGGCGTTCACCTTCCGGGCGATAAGCACGAAACATCAGCAAAGCACGGGTGTACTTTTGACGTTTAACATCTTTATTCTTCTCGCGCCAATTT GGGTTAATGCGTACGCATACATGACTCTCGGTCGAATGGTCTACTACTTCATACCCTCTCGGTCCCTACTCCGCATGCCTGCTGCTACATTGGCTGCTATCTTCGTCGGTCTTGATATTCTGTCATTTATCGTTCAGCTTATTGGTGGTAGTATGTCTGGACCTGGATCACCACCTGACGAGCAGATGAAAGCCGTGCATATCTACATGGGCGGCATTGGTCTCCAAGAATTCTTCCTTGTCATCTTTGTCGTACtctgcttcctcttccagaagaagatgtACACGATTGAgcgccaacaccaaggcaTCAAAGCCTTTGTTACCTCGGACTGGGGCATGCTTCTCTGCACGCTATATTTCTCACTTACCATGATCTCTGTGCGAATTATCTACCGACTGATTGAGTTCTCTGGCGGAATGGGTCAAGATAATGCTCTAGTTACACATGAGGTGTACTTCTACATTCTTGAAGCAGCACCTATGTTTTTGGCACTATTGGCGTTCAATGTTGTTCATCCGGGAAGAATCATGACGGGTCCTAACTCGGACATGCCTGGATTGTTCTctttcatcaagaacaagattcGGGGGCAGAAGGGAAAGCAGCTGTTGGACGACCGCAGCGACAGTGATGTCGAGTTGAATACCCGGTACGAACCGACTAGAGAGGTTGGGCATTATGATACTGAGCCCCCGCGTTATGGATAG